Proteins from a genomic interval of Psychrobacter urativorans:
- a CDS encoding UvrD-helicase domain-containing protein codes for MSQLNPKQQEAMLYVSGPLLVLAGAGSGKTSVITRKIAYLIEECNMPAERITAVTFTNKAAREMKARVSKLLPSEKTRGLTVSTFHQFGLQFLRYELIHTPLKGNFSIMDGEDSKRLLMELMMRDNLSGAESRELVGKAMKFISDWKNDLIDPDKAMDTLDDPEDMIFATLYALYERNLRAYNAVDFDDLIVLPTKILRDNTELRDKWQNRIRYLLVDEYQDTNTAQYEMIKYLVGPQGRFTVVGDDDQSIYAWRGAKPENMGLLKEDFPKLKIVMLEQNYRSTSRILTSANAVITNNEHLFEKKLWSDKGQGEKIRIINCRNDDDEAERVAKEIVTHKLRFGNEWEDYAVLYRSNFQARMLEAQLRQLQVPYKLSGGQSFFARSEIKDIMSYLRLILNPEDDSAFLRIINTPKRGMGPATLEKLGLFSQEHSISLLASCTHAGLAHVLPSKAYGTLKAFGDFIEHYTRELDQHPDPVPIVRQMIDETGYIDFVREDAKTPQQEKNRIDNIEVLYTSIQSLINRAEEDEDRTIDTIIRKLVLLDMLEQQQEEENTNKVNLMTLHAAKGLEFNYVYIMGLEEEMLPHRNSIMSETVEEERRLMYVGITRARRELTLTLATQRRSGGQMRVTSESRFLEELPEDHIDWPAKAKKKKAIKDPEAVADEYLANIRALLGKH; via the coding sequence ATGAGTCAACTTAATCCCAAACAACAAGAAGCCATGCTCTATGTATCAGGTCCGCTACTGGTATTGGCGGGCGCAGGCTCAGGCAAGACGTCGGTTATCACGCGTAAGATTGCCTATCTTATTGAAGAATGTAACATGCCAGCCGAACGTATCACAGCGGTAACATTCACCAATAAAGCGGCGCGTGAAATGAAAGCGCGGGTGAGTAAATTACTACCCAGTGAAAAAACACGTGGACTGACCGTTTCGACCTTTCACCAATTTGGCTTACAATTTTTACGCTATGAGCTGATACATACGCCACTCAAAGGCAACTTTTCTATTATGGATGGCGAGGACAGCAAGCGCCTATTGATGGAATTGATGATGCGCGATAACTTAAGTGGCGCTGAGAGTCGTGAACTGGTCGGTAAAGCAATGAAATTTATCTCCGATTGGAAAAATGATCTGATTGATCCCGATAAGGCAATGGATACCTTAGACGATCCCGAAGATATGATTTTTGCGACGCTTTATGCCCTGTATGAGCGTAATTTACGCGCTTATAATGCCGTTGATTTTGATGATTTAATTGTCCTGCCAACCAAAATATTACGTGATAATACGGAGCTGCGGGATAAATGGCAAAATCGTATTCGTTACTTGCTCGTCGATGAATATCAAGACACCAATACCGCGCAGTATGAGATGATTAAATATCTGGTAGGTCCACAAGGGCGCTTTACGGTGGTTGGTGATGATGACCAATCCATCTATGCATGGCGTGGGGCGAAACCTGAGAATATGGGATTATTAAAAGAGGATTTCCCTAAATTAAAAATTGTGATGCTGGAACAAAATTACCGCTCAACCAGTCGTATTTTGACCTCGGCAAATGCGGTGATTACCAATAATGAGCATTTATTTGAAAAGAAACTGTGGTCAGATAAAGGTCAAGGCGAAAAAATTCGTATTATTAATTGTCGTAATGACGATGATGAAGCGGAGCGCGTTGCTAAAGAAATTGTTACCCATAAACTGCGGTTTGGTAATGAATGGGAAGATTATGCCGTACTGTATCGCAGTAACTTTCAGGCGCGAATGTTAGAGGCGCAGCTGCGACAATTACAAGTACCTTATAAATTATCCGGTGGTCAGTCCTTTTTTGCGCGTAGTGAAATCAAAGACATCATGAGCTATTTGCGTTTAATATTAAATCCTGAAGATGACAGTGCTTTTTTACGTATTATCAATACGCCCAAGCGCGGAATGGGTCCGGCAACCCTTGAAAAACTTGGTCTATTTTCACAAGAACATAGCATCTCGCTGCTTGCCTCGTGTACCCATGCGGGTCTTGCTCATGTTTTACCGTCGAAAGCGTACGGTACTTTAAAAGCGTTTGGTGATTTTATTGAGCATTACACGCGCGAGTTGGATCAGCATCCTGACCCCGTGCCTATCGTGCGCCAAATGATTGATGAGACTGGCTATATTGATTTTGTGCGCGAGGATGCTAAAACGCCACAGCAAGAAAAAAATCGTATTGATAATATTGAGGTGCTATATACCAGTATTCAGTCGCTTATTAATCGCGCAGAAGAAGATGAAGATCGTACTATTGATACTATTATTCGCAAACTGGTATTACTCGATATGCTTGAGCAGCAGCAAGAAGAAGAAAATACCAATAAAGTGAACCTCATGACGTTACATGCTGCCAAAGGTTTGGAGTTTAACTACGTTTATATCATGGGGCTAGAAGAAGAAATGCTGCCACATCGTAACTCCATTATGAGTGAAACGGTCGAAGAAGAACGCCGTCTGATGTATGTGGGCATTACCCGTGCGCGTCGTGAGCTGACGTTAACACTGGCAACGCAGCGACGCTCAGGAGGTCAGATGCGCGTGACTTCAGAATCGCGATTTTTAGAAGAACTGCCTGAAGATCATATTGATTGGCCCGCCAAAGCGAAAAAGAAAAAAGCGATAAAAGATCCAGAAGCTGTTGCTGATGAGTATTTAGCCAATATTCGCGCGTTATTAGGCAAACATTAG
- a CDS encoding magnesium transporter, with product MPTATPSSERSFKLGDYNPLEYTAEYKLLYLQDLVADKATVAIAEFLAKQSEYEIANLLESFPNQDRLLIWAQVAEPIKGRVLAELEFDTRQPLMENFSSTEVSVFTQDLDAQDISEILDTVTETVRTSVMATLDEDIRIQVNKLDTYADWEVGSYMDPDIIQVHDDISLLEVQEWLRSHVDLLDDQSQELLVVDKSQQLLGLLSLVDLIKHDQHSLVSSFIDNAITINDRLDIQDAAAIFRSEDIRFAPVINSHGELVGQLNGEDIMEIIQDDIDSTMKNLAGVSQDEELFAPILTSAKSRSIWLGINLCTALLAAIVIGQFAAVLAKVVALAILMPVVASMGGIAGSQTLTVVIRGMAMGQIGGSNRWWLFNKELWVGAINGIVWAIIMAIIAQMWFHDAKISMVIGCAIAINMTAANVAGITIPLMLKNMNIDPALSASVILTTVTDIVGFMSFLGLASILLL from the coding sequence ATGCCCACCGCCACGCCTAGCTCTGAACGCTCTTTCAAGCTGGGAGACTATAATCCGCTAGAATATACGGCTGAATATAAGCTGCTGTATTTGCAGGATTTGGTGGCGGATAAGGCAACGGTTGCCATTGCTGAATTTTTAGCCAAGCAGTCTGAATACGAAATTGCTAATTTGCTGGAGTCATTTCCTAATCAAGATCGACTGCTGATTTGGGCGCAAGTTGCCGAACCTATTAAAGGTCGAGTGCTAGCTGAGCTAGAATTTGATACGCGCCAGCCATTAATGGAAAACTTCTCATCAACAGAAGTTTCTGTATTTACCCAAGACCTTGATGCGCAGGATATCTCAGAGATTTTAGATACCGTTACTGAAACGGTGCGTACTTCGGTCATGGCAACGCTCGATGAAGATATTCGTATCCAAGTGAATAAGCTTGATACGTATGCCGATTGGGAAGTTGGCAGCTATATGGATCCGGATATTATTCAGGTACATGACGATATCAGTCTGCTAGAAGTACAAGAATGGCTGCGCAGTCATGTTGATTTACTGGATGACCAAAGCCAAGAGCTGTTGGTGGTTGATAAAAGCCAGCAATTATTAGGACTGCTGAGTCTCGTTGATTTAATTAAACACGACCAACATTCGTTAGTATCGAGCTTTATTGATAACGCCATTACTATTAACGACCGCCTAGATATTCAAGATGCCGCTGCGATTTTTCGTTCAGAAGATATCCGCTTTGCGCCGGTCATTAATAGTCACGGTGAGCTGGTTGGACAGTTAAATGGGGAAGATATCATGGAAATTATCCAAGACGATATCGACAGCACCATGAAAAATCTAGCCGGTGTCAGTCAAGACGAAGAGCTGTTCGCGCCTATTTTAACCAGTGCTAAAAGCCGTAGTATTTGGCTCGGTATTAATTTATGTACTGCACTCTTAGCCGCCATCGTCATTGGTCAGTTCGCAGCGGTGCTCGCAAAAGTAGTGGCGCTTGCCATTCTGATGCCGGTGGTGGCAAGTATGGGCGGTATTGCAGGCTCACAAACACTGACTGTGGTGATTCGTGGTATGGCGATGGGACAAATCGGTGGGTCTAACCGCTGGTGGTTATTTAACAAAGAGCTGTGGGTTGGCGCGATAAACGGTATCGTTTGGGCGATAATTATGGCAATAATTGCACAAATGTGGTTTCATGATGCTAAGATTAGTATGGTGATTGGCTGTGCTATTGCGATTAATATGACAGCTGCAAATGTCGCGGGCATTACCATCCCATTGATGTTAAAAAACATGAATATTGACCCAGCACTATCCGCCTCCGTGATTTTAACTACCGTGACTGATATTGTAGGTTTTATGTCGTTTCTCGGACTGGCAAGTATCCTGTTGCTTTAG
- the dut gene encoding dUTP diphosphatase: protein MQAVQVKVLNPKITQDAAFSLPTRATDGSAGIDLRACIDEPLIVKAGATHLVKTGLAVYIQDPNYAGMILPRSGLGHKHGIVLGNLVGLIDADYQGELMVSIWNRSTEDFVLNPAERMAQYIVVPIARPEFEIVDEFSDESARGAGGFGHSGRQ from the coding sequence ATGCAAGCGGTACAAGTTAAAGTCTTAAACCCTAAAATTACTCAAGATGCAGCATTCTCTCTACCCACACGTGCCACTGATGGCTCAGCAGGTATTGACTTGCGGGCTTGTATTGATGAGCCTTTGATAGTCAAAGCGGGTGCAACGCATTTGGTAAAAACAGGTTTAGCCGTTTATATTCAAGACCCTAATTATGCGGGTATGATTTTACCACGCTCAGGGCTTGGGCATAAGCATGGCATTGTACTGGGTAATTTGGTCGGACTCATCGATGCTGACTACCAAGGTGAGCTGATGGTCAGTATTTGGAATCGCAGCACAGAAGATTTCGTGCTTAATCCTGCCGAACGTATGGCACAGTATATTGTCGTACCGATTGCCCGCCCTGAGTTTGAAATCGTTGATGAATTCAGTGACGAAAGCGCGCGCGGTGCAGGTGGATTTGGTCATTCAGGTCGTCAGTAA
- a CDS encoding phosphomannomutase — translation MTHFSAQQSLFRAYDVRGARQLFTSEFIQALGKSFAQLYQIQSCGIEDKRLKNTHIENHQPAPNRHSTPPARRNNTVVIGYDVRCNSDTIAHTLANILSSHALTVINLGLITTPMMAFWAEQYGGHGIMVTASHSEKNTLGVKWLVANASPSSQDIQNLYQKLLAIYDAKANYFQNSLSINTHSNNSSENNHGLKSSSQPLTISANRINHLPTTRVVGAYIEAIAEVFSCIHQHSNTRNSDTQITHGIQPLSKLNITIVIDCMHGATSNIAQALFQRFCRQVIMLNDTPDGNFPLGNPDPTEPNRLAELQQTVMIHEADMGLAFDGDGDRLMIVDNRGKVVAPDHLLYLLAQVAITERPLSADVDAPQVLFDVKCSHHLTKLLTSLGATPVMTRTGSSLLRQQLQARGAHAIFAGELSGHFIFNDGYFIVFDDAMYSGLRLLHWLTHSVSIGTIHQSIMNKQTELGSNTPNYSKPVTTTVDVWGEPKPVTAPYQLTDITQNLPMLVSTADHYLPLSSKVDSHCTIIEHLVAFCHYLQRLAHNDSSSTRLVAEVAPNTVAVNTVNTSSSCDYDHTLQYTTAQAQQLLPAGTRLSCIDGLRLDFDKGFGVLRKSNTSHSLTVRFAGDSVADLKDIQAHFVALCRPFYDTLAEQIAAIYPE, via the coding sequence ATGACGCATTTTTCTGCGCAGCAATCCTTATTTCGTGCCTATGATGTGCGCGGTGCGCGGCAGCTTTTTACCTCTGAATTTATACAAGCACTGGGTAAATCCTTCGCCCAGCTTTATCAGATACAAAGTTGCGGTATAGAAGATAAACGCTTAAAAAACACTCATATAGAGAATCATCAGCCAGCTCCTAACCGTCATTCTACGCCACCCGCTAGACGTAACAATACTGTCGTTATTGGCTACGACGTGCGCTGTAATAGTGATACGATTGCGCACACGCTTGCCAATATTTTAAGTAGTCACGCATTGACCGTGATTAATTTAGGTCTCATTACCACACCGATGATGGCATTTTGGGCTGAGCAATATGGCGGTCATGGCATTATGGTCACCGCTAGCCACTCAGAAAAAAATACCTTAGGGGTCAAATGGTTAGTAGCTAACGCTTCTCCCAGTAGCCAAGACATTCAAAATTTGTATCAGAAATTATTAGCTATTTATGATGCCAAAGCCAACTACTTTCAAAACAGTCTCTCAATCAATACTCATTCTAATAATAGCTCTGAAAATAACCACGGTCTAAAAAGCTCCTCACAACCACTTACTATATCTGCCAACCGTATTAATCACTTACCTACTACAAGGGTTGTGGGTGCTTATATTGAAGCGATTGCAGAAGTGTTTTCTTGTATTCATCAGCACAGTAATACGCGAAACAGTGATACGCAAATAACCCATGGTATTCAACCTTTATCTAAGCTCAATATCACGATTGTCATTGACTGTATGCATGGTGCGACCAGCAATATTGCTCAAGCGTTATTTCAGCGTTTTTGTCGTCAGGTCATTATGCTGAATGATACCCCTGATGGTAATTTCCCATTAGGTAATCCCGATCCTACCGAGCCTAATCGCCTTGCTGAGCTCCAACAAACGGTTATGATTCATGAAGCGGATATGGGCTTAGCATTTGATGGTGATGGCGATCGGCTGATGATTGTGGATAATCGTGGGAAGGTTGTCGCCCCCGACCATCTGCTCTATTTATTAGCGCAAGTGGCAATAACGGAGCGTCCGCTTTCTGCTGATGTAGACGCACCGCAGGTTTTGTTTGATGTGAAATGCTCTCATCATTTAACAAAGCTGCTCACCTCACTCGGGGCAACGCCAGTGATGACGAGAACAGGCAGTAGTTTGCTAAGGCAACAGCTCCAAGCTCGCGGCGCTCATGCTATATTTGCCGGTGAGCTATCGGGTCACTTTATCTTTAATGACGGTTATTTTATCGTTTTTGATGATGCGATGTATAGCGGCTTGCGGCTACTACATTGGCTGACCCATTCCGTGTCAATAGGCACTATTCATCAATCAATAATGAATAAACAGACCGAACTTGGTAGCAATACTCCAAATTATTCAAAACCAGTAACGACAACTGTCGATGTGTGGGGTGAGCCAAAACCCGTGACCGCCCCTTATCAGCTGACAGATATTACCCAAAATCTACCAATGCTGGTCAGTACCGCCGATCACTATTTACCCTTATCAAGTAAAGTTGACAGCCACTGCACCATCATCGAGCATTTGGTCGCCTTCTGTCATTATTTACAACGCTTGGCTCATAATGACAGCAGTTCTACTCGACTTGTGGCAGAGGTAGCTCCTAACACCGTTGCTGTCAATACTGTCAATACCTCGTCATCATGTGATTATGATCATACCCTACAATACACGACTGCACAGGCGCAGCAGCTCTTGCCAGCAGGGACACGCTTATCTTGTATTGATGGTTTACGCCTAGACTTTGATAAGGGGTTTGGCGTTCTGCGCAAATCCAATACCAGTCACAGTCTCACGGTGCGTTTTGCCGGTGATAGCGTTGCTGATTTAAAAGACATACAAGCGCATTTTGTCGCCTTATGCCGTCCCTTTTATGACACCTTAGCAGAACAAATTGCCGCTATTTATCCCGAATAG
- the argB gene encoding acetylglutamate kinase: MSLNLHDAKITAEVLTTALPYIQRFSGKLIVVKYGGNAMTDPELESSFARDIVLLKTVGLHPVVVHGGGPQVDSLLKELGRQSQRIDGMRVTDKSTMDVVEMVLGGSVNKSIVSLINKHGGRAIGLTGKDANLILAKKLLMEKIGDDGIAVPIDLGFVGDVVSVNKEVITMLIAADFIPVIAPLGVDSEGNTYNINADLVAGKVAEFLQAEKLMLLTNIKGVLGRDGKVVTGLTPTTVDGLIADGTISGGMIPKIQCALDAVRSGVKSAVIVDGRVPHATLLEIFTNEGVGTLISRELDA, encoded by the coding sequence ATGTCACTAAATCTACATGATGCCAAAATTACCGCTGAAGTATTAACCACGGCACTGCCTTATATTCAACGTTTTTCAGGTAAACTGATTGTCGTTAAGTACGGTGGTAATGCCATGACCGATCCAGAGCTAGAAAGCTCTTTCGCGCGCGATATTGTGTTGCTAAAAACCGTTGGGCTACATCCCGTCGTGGTGCATGGCGGTGGTCCACAAGTCGATAGCTTACTCAAAGAATTGGGGCGCCAATCTCAGCGTATTGATGGCATGCGCGTCACTGACAAAAGTACCATGGATGTGGTCGAGATGGTATTGGGCGGTAGCGTCAATAAGTCTATCGTCAGCTTGATTAATAAGCACGGTGGACGCGCGATTGGTCTCACTGGGAAAGATGCCAACCTCATTCTTGCCAAAAAATTACTCATGGAAAAAATAGGCGATGACGGTATCGCGGTTCCGATAGATCTAGGCTTTGTCGGTGATGTGGTAAGCGTCAATAAAGAGGTGATTACCATGCTCATTGCCGCCGATTTCATCCCTGTCATTGCGCCACTTGGCGTGGATAGCGAAGGCAATACCTATAATATCAATGCCGATTTGGTCGCGGGTAAAGTGGCTGAATTTTTACAAGCCGAGAAACTGATGCTGTTGACTAATATTAAAGGCGTCTTAGGTCGTGACGGCAAAGTGGTCACTGGTCTCACGCCTACCACAGTCGATGGCTTAATTGCTGATGGTACGATTTCAGGTGGTATGATTCCTAAAATTCAATGCGCGCTAGATGCCGTTCGTAGTGGCGTTAAAAGTGCCGTTATCGTCGATGGTCGTGTGCCTCATGCGACACTTTTGGAAATTTTTACCAATGAAGGGGTGGGTACACTCATTAGCCGTGAATTGGATGCATAA
- a CDS encoding Spx/MgsR family RNA polymerase-binding regulatory protein, with protein sequence MTITIYGIKSCDTMKKAFLKLDELGVDYDFHDYKKQGIDKESVQRWVDKLGLDKVLNKRGTTWRKLSEEQKQAADDSNDSAIDFLVANTSMIKRPIVEGSYQDKAVLLCGLDKAEFDTAFS encoded by the coding sequence ATGACCATCACCATTTACGGTATTAAATCATGCGATACGATGAAAAAAGCGTTTCTTAAACTTGATGAGCTAGGCGTAGACTATGACTTTCATGATTATAAAAAACAAGGTATAGATAAAGAAAGTGTCCAGCGTTGGGTCGATAAATTGGGATTGGATAAAGTACTCAATAAACGCGGAACGACATGGCGTAAACTGTCAGAGGAACAAAAACAAGCGGCTGATGATAGTAATGATAGCGCGATTGACTTCCTTGTCGCCAATACCAGTATGATTAAACGTCCGATAGTGGAGGGCAGTTATCAAGATAAAGCAGTATTATTATGCGGCTTGGATAAAGCAGAATTTGATACGGCTTTTTCATAA